Proteins encoded by one window of Anguilla rostrata isolate EN2019 chromosome 9, ASM1855537v3, whole genome shotgun sequence:
- the LOC135262573 gene encoding uncharacterized protein LOC135262573, producing MNIFQATRLKILLPGQARSATLTSSSEAIDPSSLDSASSPLPHSLSTPSTPSTTSSTSSVDLEIWPHSFRIPWERMPLKLRTAIATGRRPTPADRKPMIRITVDEMRLVELNPTRADCHTIAKNIVKQYPKSFADALKDGAIIGSGYASLVNQLKTCIEHLNCDNVLARRRKQKRLSGTQTVCNTRAPSDQYGCARWQPDCPSEETEDRLEEKRKEMEELYSCEGPTGAERGQLSELMQATYYLQRRTINASPAPSIAELKSKWPYLFIQKELYNHFKLLTDILEKVDAAMEEKGKMIVQYFRHKPTN from the coding sequence atgaacatattTCAAGCAACTAGGCTAAAGATTTTACTTCCAGGACAAGCAAGAAGTGCCACACTCACTAGCTCCTCAGAGGCCATTGACCCATCATCTTTGGACTCAGCAAGTAGTCCTTTGCCACATTCATTGTCCACGCCCAGCACACCCTCAACCACCAGCTCAACCAGCTCAGTAGACCTAGAAATCTGGCCTCACAGTTTTCGCATCCCATGGGAGAGGATGCCACTAAAATTAAGAACAGCAATTGCCACAGGGAGACGACCTACACCGGCAGACCGTAAACCAATGATTAGAATCACTGTGGATGAAATGAGACTTGTTGAGTTAAATCCAACCAGAGCAGATTGCCACACAATAGCCAAGAACATTGTGAAACAGTACCCAAAAAGTTTTGCAGATGCACTGAAAGATGGCGCTATAATTGGGAGTGGCTATGCATCACTTGTAAACCAGCTAAAAACTTGCATTGAACACTTGAATTGTGATAACGTACTGGCCCGACGCAGGAAGCAGAAAAGGCTTTCAGGCACGCAAACTGTGTGCAATACAAGAGCGCCATCTGACCAGTATGGCTGTGCCAGGTGGCAGCCTGACTGTCCCTCAGAAGAAACAGAAGATCGTCTGGAGGAAAAGCGGAAGGAAATGGAGGAGCTTTATTCATGTGAGGGGCCAACAGGAGCTGAGAGAGGACAGCTTTCTGAGCTAATGCAAGCAACATACTACCTGCAGCGCCGTACTATCAATGCTAGCCCAGCACCATCGATAGCTGAGCTGAAGAGTAAGTGGCCATACCTTTTCATACAGAAGGAACTATACAATCACTTCAAGCTACTCACAGACATCCTAGAAAAAGTGGATGCAGCGatggaagaaaaaggaaagatgaTCGTGCAATACTTTCGCCATAAACCAACAAACTAA